The sequence below is a genomic window from Draconibacterium halophilum.
ATTGGAAGATGTTTCCATTGTTGGAGAACAGGAAACGGATTTACATACCAAAAAAGATGGCGTTTTTATTTTGAATACCGCAGCAGATATTATTCTAGATCCGGGATTTCAGAACTACCAGAGCGTTCATGTAGAACATTCCGATAAAATAAACCTTTCCGACCTTATTGAGGCTAGCACCCTGAACGAATTTAATTCAGCTTTTCTTGAAGCTTTAGCAGAAAAAAAAAACACAAAGGCCAATGTGCTTCTGAAAACGGGTGTCAACCAAGAGAGAATGTGTTTACTTGAATTTGATGTGCTGGCCAGTAACCTGGAGAACGACCGGCTTATTGTCTATTATTCATTTAAGGACCTTCAACACATTCACCTTTCTGAATTTCAATCGATTGTATTAAACAACCTCCCGGGGATGGATGTTTTTCTATTCGACTCAGAATACAGGTATATTCTGGCTGGAGGAAAGGAAAAACAGAAATATAATTTAACGAACTCAAGCTTTGTTGGGAAAACACTTTTTGAAGTTTACAAAAAGCAAGATCAACGGCGTTATTTTCAGTTTTACAACAAAGCCATAAAGGGTGAATACACCGAAGGAGAAGTTCGTTATAATAAAGACGTGTATTACATAGCTGCTGCTCCGGTAAAAAACACGGAGGGAAACACGGTGGCCGGAATTCTTATTTCGCAAAACGTTACAAAAGATAAATTACTGGAAGCAAAACTTATTAAAAGCAAAGAAGAAGCGCAGCGAGCCAACAAGGCAAAATCGATATTTCTAGCAAATATGAGTCACGAAATCCGTACACCTCTCAATTCCATTATCGGGTTCGCCGACCAATTAAAGAAAACCAACCTGGATAAACAGCAGCAAAGATTTACTTCGCTTATTAATCACTCATCAGAACACCTCCTTTATTTAGTGAACGAAATTGTATTCCTGTTCAAGTTAGGAATGGACAAAGTTTACATTGAAAAAACCAATTTTTCGATAAAACAGCTACTCAGCGAAATTGCAGATGATTGTGAAAAACAAGCTGCCGAAAAAAACCTGGTTTTTAACATGAAAACAGACCAGGCACTGCCCGATTTTATAAAGGGAGACCCTTTTCGTTTACGACAAATATTGATGAACTTGTTAGTAAACGCATTAAAATACACCGAAAAAGGCCATGTAAAACTAAGTGCCGAAGTTGTCCGAAAAACGAAAAAGAAGATTGAACTTCTTTTCGAAGTATCAGATACAGGTATTGGAATTGAAGAGAAAGACCTGGCTTATATTTTTGATGTATTTGAACAAGGAAACAAAAGAACTGAAAAGATTCGGGGCGGAGCAGGACTTGGTTTGGGAATATGTAAAAAACTCGTTACCCTTTTTAACGGAGACATTGCTGTAACAAGTAAAAAGAATGTTGGAAGTACGTTTAAAGTAAGTATACCCTTCGAATTAGCGAATGCAAAACCTCCGATTAAAAAGGAAAAATCCTACAATCTCGATGACAGTCTTCTGCGCGGGAAAAGAATTCTTTTGGCCGACGACGATAAGCACAACCGTTTACTTTCGGAGGTTGTTTTAAAAGGTTGGGAAACCGATTTCACCTTGGTAGAAGACGGAGAGGAAGCATTAAAAGAGCTAAAAAAAGTAGCATTCGATTTGGTTTTGTTAGATATACACATGCCCAAAAAGAATGGTATTGATGTGATTAAAAAAGTACGCGCAAATAAAAGTTTGAATACTAATACTCCAATAATTGCCTTAACTGCAAATGCGTTAAAAGCCGACATTAACAGTTACTTAAAAGTAGGGTTTACCGATTATGTTATTAAACCTTTCTTCGAACTTGAATTATACAATAAAATATGTAATATCTTGCAAATCAAAAACAACGCAAACAAAAGCACTGGGAACGGAAAACCAACGGTTGAAGAAGCAACAATTACCGAGGTTTTTAATATGCAGGAACTGGAAAAAACCGCGGGTAGCGACAAGCAGTTTTTTAATACGATGATCGACAACTTTACAGAAAACGCCGAAATGCTACTATCTTCGTTCAAAAGTGGTTTGGAAAATGAGGACTGGAATACAATTGGCGAAAGAGCACATAAAGTTATTCCATCGTTCAAATTTTTCAAATTGATGAATACTGCTGACGCACTTTCAGAAATTGAGGATATGGCTTTAAGAAGTCATCAATTTAAAACGCTGCCTGAAACAATTAACAAAGTTTCGGGGCAAATAGAAGAAATAATAAAACAGGCAAAAGCGGCTAAAAGATAAAGGTAAACTTATTAAACTTTTTATTTGCACTTTTGTATAAACGTATACCAACATAAATTCAATAAATGAAGAAGATATTGATTATTGACGATGACACATTTATTTGTGAGATTTTAAAAAACATCTTCAAAACAATAAGTACAGTGCCGAAATTGCATTTAACGGAAAAAGTGCACTTCACCTTTTTAATGAACATCAATTTGACCTTGTATTGTGCGATTTCAGACTTCCCGATACCAGCGGACTTGATCTCATGCAACAACTAAAATCGAAAAAGCAGTCGGTTCCGGTAATTATAATGACGGCTTACGCAGATGTTAGAATGGCCGTAAAATTAATGAAACTCGGTGCCAGCGATTACATTACAAAGCCCATTCAGCAGGAAGAACTTTTAGTGCTGATAAAAAAATTACTGGCAGAACCAGAACGGTCAGCGGCAAAACAGAGCAAAAACACCTTCTATTCAAATGGTGATTTTATTATTGGCGACAGCCCAAAAATAAAGTATGCGATCAACCTTGCCCGTAAAGTAGCTCCAACTGATATGTCGGTTATTATTTCCGGAGAAACGGGAATTGGGAAAGAATATATTGCTCGCTTTATACACGAAAACAGCCTGCGAAAAGATAAACCTTTTCTTGCAATCGACTGTGGAGCAATTCCGAAAGAATTGGCCAATAGCGAACTTTTCGGCCACATAAAAGGATCATTCACAGGTGCTATTTCCGATAAAATTGGTGTTTTTCAGAAAGCCGATGGTGGCACACTTTTTTTAGATGAAATCGGGAACCTGAGTTACGATGTTCAGTTAAAGTTGTTGCGCGCCATCCAGGAACGAGTGGTTTCACGTTTGGGAGATGATAAGCATAGAAATATTGACATCCGTATTATTGCTGCCACAAATGAGGATTTGAACTACGAGGTGAAAGAAAATAATTTTCGAGAAGATCTGTATCACCGCCTCAACGAATTTAAAATTGCCTTGCCACCGCTGCGTGAACGCCCGGAAGATATTAAAGTTTTTATGAGCTATTTTATCGAGAGCGCCAACAAAGAGTTAAACAGAAATATTAATGGCGTTACGCCCGAAGCAGAATCGATTATCTTAAACTATCCGTGGTATGGTAACCTGCGCGAATTAAAGAATGCGATAAAAAGAGCGGTTTTAATGGCTGAAGGAGAAAGTATAGACACAGAATGTTTCCCTTCCGAGATTTTACATCCCGAAATAAACGAAAACCAGCCCACAGCTGTTGTATCACAGGAAATTAATGACAATTCTAAATTAAAACATGCCTCTTCAGAAATTGAAAAAAAGCTTATAATTGAAACCATTCAAGAAGCAGGTTACAATAAATCGAAAGCAGCAAAGATTCTGAATATTGACCGAAAAACACTCTACAACAAAATAAAACTTTACGATATAAAACTATAGTTTAAATGTATCCAATAATAAAATTTGCTATTCATTGTTTGGAATAGTATTTGGGTAACTTATAGCAAAACAATATTGGGAATGGGGATGAATACAGATTTTAAAAAAATTATATTCATAGATGATGATACGGAGATGGTGAGTACTTATAACTCAATTTTGGAACAAAAGAAATTATCAGATTATCTAATACATTTCGAGAATGCCCAAAAAGGTATTGATTATCTACAACGAATAAATAAGGAAGAAGATTTGCCGGATTATATCCTTTTGGATTTGTACATGCCGGTTATGGACGGGTTTCAGTTTCTACAATATTTTGACAAAATTAAAAACCTGAAAAAATCTATTGAGATTTTTGTTTGCTCATCTTCACAAAAACAAGACGATCGTGACAAGGTTATGAAATATCCTTTTGTGAGTGCCTATCTTGAAAAACCACTATCAACCGATTTTCTTGAATTGTTGATTGAGGACTCAGTTCACTGAATAAGATTCCTCAGTTTGTATAACAAAGTCTACAAAGTAAATATTGCCTGAAACGATTGGGCAATTTTTTTTAGCCATTTTTGCATGTTATATTAACTTCTTTCAAGAAACAAGTAACCATAACTTTCGTTCCCATAAAAAAAGGCAGAACTTACTGTCTGCCTCCCGTTTATTGCCTGTTTGTTAATTTATTATGTTATTTCTTTTTCCCGGAGAAAAGATTGAATATCCAACTTGAATCAATGGTTTTTGCCGCTTCAACAACTTCGTCAATTCCTTCGCCGGCTTTTGCAATTGTAGTATCCACATTATTGGCCATTTCATGGTCGTAAACCAATCGGGTAACTACACCGTTACCAGTATTCAGCTCGCGGCTAAAAACCAGCAACTCGTTGGTAATTGAATCGGTTACCAAGCTAACGTTGTTAAAATTATGTACCACTTTTTGCATTTCT
It includes:
- a CDS encoding ATP-binding protein, which translates into the protein MPESSTNIKHSLNSLSKTISGLLYKKEINEESLLQIEQWLSVHLNKIRIKKLEDVSIVGEQETDLHTKKDGVFILNTAADIILDPGFQNYQSVHVEHSDKINLSDLIEASTLNEFNSAFLEALAEKKNTKANVLLKTGVNQERMCLLEFDVLASNLENDRLIVYYSFKDLQHIHLSEFQSIVLNNLPGMDVFLFDSEYRYILAGGKEKQKYNLTNSSFVGKTLFEVYKKQDQRRYFQFYNKAIKGEYTEGEVRYNKDVYYIAAAPVKNTEGNTVAGILISQNVTKDKLLEAKLIKSKEEAQRANKAKSIFLANMSHEIRTPLNSIIGFADQLKKTNLDKQQQRFTSLINHSSEHLLYLVNEIVFLFKLGMDKVYIEKTNFSIKQLLSEIADDCEKQAAEKNLVFNMKTDQALPDFIKGDPFRLRQILMNLLVNALKYTEKGHVKLSAEVVRKTKKKIELLFEVSDTGIGIEEKDLAYIFDVFEQGNKRTEKIRGGAGLGLGICKKLVTLFNGDIAVTSKKNVGSTFKVSIPFELANAKPPIKKEKSYNLDDSLLRGKRILLADDDKHNRLLSEVVLKGWETDFTLVEDGEEALKELKKVAFDLVLLDIHMPKKNGIDVIKKVRANKSLNTNTPIIALTANALKADINSYLKVGFTDYVIKPFFELELYNKICNILQIKNNANKSTGNGKPTVEEATITEVFNMQELEKTAGSDKQFFNTMIDNFTENAEMLLSSFKSGLENEDWNTIGERAHKVIPSFKFFKLMNTADALSEIEDMALRSHQFKTLPETINKVSGQIEEIIKQAKAAKR
- a CDS encoding response regulator encodes the protein MGMNTDFKKIIFIDDDTEMVSTYNSILEQKKLSDYLIHFENAQKGIDYLQRINKEEDLPDYILLDLYMPVMDGFQFLQYFDKIKNLKKSIEIFVCSSSQKQDDRDKVMKYPFVSAYLEKPLSTDFLELLIEDSVH
- a CDS encoding sigma-54 interaction domain-containing protein, with the translated sequence MLIKKLLAEPERSAAKQSKNTFYSNGDFIIGDSPKIKYAINLARKVAPTDMSVIISGETGIGKEYIARFIHENSLRKDKPFLAIDCGAIPKELANSELFGHIKGSFTGAISDKIGVFQKADGGTLFLDEIGNLSYDVQLKLLRAIQERVVSRLGDDKHRNIDIRIIAATNEDLNYEVKENNFREDLYHRLNEFKIALPPLRERPEDIKVFMSYFIESANKELNRNINGVTPEAESIILNYPWYGNLRELKNAIKRAVLMAEGESIDTECFPSEILHPEINENQPTAVVSQEINDNSKLKHASSEIEKKLIIETIQEAGYNKSKAAKILNIDRKTLYNKIKLYDIKL